One window from the genome of Schistocerca piceifrons isolate TAMUIC-IGC-003096 chromosome 8, iqSchPice1.1, whole genome shotgun sequence encodes:
- the LOC124711747 gene encoding proteasome subunit beta type-3 yields MSVLAYNGGAIIAMKGKDCVAIASDKRFGIQAQTVSTDFKKIFEMGPHLYMALPGLASDTQTVHQKLKFRLNLYELKENRNIHPKTFAAMVSNLLYEKRFGPFFVEPVIAGLDPKTFEPFVCNMDLIGCQNIPEDFVVGGTCTEQLYGMCEALWRPDLGPDELFEAISQALLNAVDRDAISGWGAVVYIIEKNKVTVKQLKTRMD; encoded by the coding sequence CTATAGCATCTGATAAAAGATTTGGAATTCAAGCCCAGACAGTGTCAACCGACTTCAAGAAGATATTTGAAATGGGACCACATTTATATATGGCTTTGCCAGGTTTAGCTTCCGACACGCAAACCGTGCATCAGAAACTGAAGTTTCGCCTTAACCTCTACGAGCTGAAAGAAAACAGGAATATCCACCCTAAAACATTTGCAGCAATGGTTTCGAATTTACTTTATGAGAAAAGATTTGGACCTTTCTTTGTCGAACCCGTAATTGCGGGTTTAGATCCTAAAACGTTTGAGCCATTTGTTTGTAACATGGACCTCATAGGTTGCCAAAATATCCCAGAAGATTTTGTAGTCGGCGGAACTTGTACTGAACAACTCTATGGAATGTGTGAAGCTCTGTGGCGACCAGACCTAGGTCCGGATGAGCTCTTCGAAGCCATATCGCAAGCACTGTTGAATGCTGTTGACAGAGATGCAATTTCCGGATGGGGAGCAGTTGTGTACATCATTGAAAAAAACAAAGTCACCGTGAAGCAGCTGAAGACGAGAATGGACTAA